A region from the Halichondria panicea chromosome 11, odHalPani1.1, whole genome shotgun sequence genome encodes:
- the LOC135344415 gene encoding uncharacterized protein LOC135344415 isoform X1, which translates to MSSLHQRPFMHLLTTLLLVHVAVHSSHGGLSVTFDWSSNVTTRQVFQLRIGDAIILQCAENFVSDIVQQTLAQVDACNSSIDNPNAEDPVAVNTCFADGSFVSINLQTSSFQAGENYYYTSYSAVNATIAVGGGLFDGTAGGQCSAGLQLEIQILNDPTTDLPTVDNTEALTMNVCGSIGGASQMRCCTYLTIVISVVLCVLLSKVLY; encoded by the exons ATGTCTTCCTTGCACCAGAGACCATTTATGCATTTGCTGACAACTCTGCTGCTGGTTCATGTAGCTGTTCACTCAAGTCATGGCGGCCTATCCGTGACTTTTGACTGGTCCTCGAACGTCACTACTAG GCAAGTATTCCAGCTGCGAATTGGAGATGCAATCATTTTGCAATGTGCCGAAAATTTCGTCTCAGACATTGTGcaacag ACCCTTGCTCAAGTGGATGCCTGTAACAGCAGTATAGATAACCCAAATGCTGAAGATCCTGTCGCGGTGAACACCTGTTTTGCAGATGGTAGTTTTGTGTCTATAAATCTGCAAACATCATCATTCCAAGCTGGGGAGAACTACTATTACACCA GTTATTCTGCTGTAAACGCAACAATAGCAGTAGGTGGTGGCTTGTTTGATGGAACAGCTGGAGGGCAGTGCTCTGCTGGTCTCCAACTGGAGATACAGATTCTCAATG ACCCAACGACAGATCTACCTACTGTAGACAACACTGAAGCCTTAACCATGAATGTATGTGGATCAATAGGCGGTGCCAGTCAGATGAGATGCTGCACATATCTGACCATCGTTATTTCTGTTGTATTGTGTGTCTTACTGTCAAAGGTTCTGTACTAG